A genome region from Marinitoga hydrogenitolerans DSM 16785 includes the following:
- the acpS gene encoding holo-ACP synthase, producing MIKGIGIDIVEIKRISCGIEKKILSEKEMKLLNKFKGENRKKEFIAGRFAVKEALIKSFGTFIPYNKISILNDAKGKPYLDEKSLDFLKNTFGNYNIHISISHEKNYAVSMVIIEGGER from the coding sequence ATGATTAAGGGGATTGGAATTGATATTGTTGAAATAAAAAGAATTTCATGTGGTATTGAAAAGAAAATTTTAAGTGAAAAAGAAATGAAATTATTAAATAAATTCAAAGGGGAAAATAGAAAAAAAGAATTTATAGCCGGAAGATTTGCCGTTAAAGAGGCTTTGATAAAATCATTTGGAACTTTTATTCCTTATAATAAAATAAGTATTCTCAATGATGCAAAAGGCAAGCCTTATTTAGATGAAAAATCTTTAGATTTTTTAAAAAATACATTTGGAAATTATAACATTCATATTTCTATTTCTCATGAGAAAAATTATGCTGTTTCAATGGTAATAATCGAAGGGGGAGAACGATGA
- a CDS encoding MgtC/SapB family protein produces the protein MTYYEIIIKIILSSISGALIGYNREKINRPAGIRTHALLSLGASILTIISITSFYDPVTKVGDPGRIAAQIVSGIGFLGAGTILKNGNKVKGLTTAATLWVSASIGMTFGAGAYFVGISALIITLIILYINKFSKHLNIERTIEITLKDKKDIKKILDIFSKHNNIILKNIDFSQKDDGILYFVLEKPGYMEISKIQKELMYIENIENINIIDDN, from the coding sequence ATGACATATTATGAAATAATAATAAAAATAATATTATCTTCAATATCCGGTGCCTTAATTGGATATAATAGAGAAAAAATAAATAGACCAGCTGGAATCAGAACTCATGCACTGTTGTCTTTAGGTGCGAGCATATTGACAATTATATCGATAACATCATTTTATGACCCTGTAACAAAAGTTGGAGACCCAGGAAGAATTGCAGCTCAGATTGTTTCAGGAATAGGATTTTTAGGTGCAGGTACAATATTAAAGAATGGTAATAAAGTTAAAGGATTAACCACCGCTGCAACATTATGGGTATCTGCATCAATAGGTATGACATTTGGTGCAGGCGCATATTTCGTAGGGATTAGCGCTTTAATAATAACGCTAATTATTTTATATATAAATAAATTTTCAAAACATTTAAATATTGAAAGAACTATTGAAATAACTTTAAAAGATAAAAAAGATATTAAAAAAATATTGGATATATTCTCAAAACATAATAATATAATATTAAAAAATATCGACTTTTCACAAAAAGATGATGGAATATTATATTTTGTTCTGGAAAAACCAGGTTATATGGAAATATCTAAAATCCAAAAAGAATTGATGTATATAGAGAATATTGAAAATATAAATATAATTGATGATAATTAA